One window of the Salvia splendens isolate huo1 chromosome 1, SspV2, whole genome shotgun sequence genome contains the following:
- the LOC121752091 gene encoding putative casein kinase II subunit beta-4 isoform X1, with protein MYRDRGEMLDRKRINDALDKHLEKSSPSTSRNKGSVDPRSNRSSSTLPTDKNQCSDDESDTDSEEESDVSGSDGDDVSWISWFCDLRGNEFFCEVDDEYIQDDFNLCGLSSQVPYYDYALDLILDVESSHGDMFTEEQNELVESAAEMLYGLIHVRYILTTKGMAAMLEKYKNYDFGRCPRVYCCGQPCLPVGQSDIPRSSTVKIYCPKCEDIFYPRSKYQGNMDGAYFGTTFPHLYLMTYGHLKPQKPVQSYVPRVFGFKLHKP; from the exons ATGTACAGAGATCGAGGGGAGATGTTGGATCGGAAGCGAATCAACGACGCCTTGGACAAACATTTGGAAAAGTCTTCGCCTTCCACCTCCAGAAACAAGGGTTCTGTCGACCCTAGAAGCAATCGCTCTTCCTCCACCCTCCCTACTGACAAGAACCAGTGTTCTGATG ATGAATCTGACACAGACAGCGAAGAGGAATCTGATGTCAGTGGTTCTGATGGGGATGATGTATCCTGGATTTCATGGTTTTGCGACTTGCGTGGAAATGAATTCTTCTGTGAAGTCGACGATGAATACATCCAAGATGATTTTAATCTTTGCGGGTTGAGCAGTCAAGTACCATATTATGATTATGCACTTGACCTTATTCTGGATGTTGAATCTTCTCATG GTGATATGTTCACTGAGGAACAAAATGAATTGGTTGAGTCGGCTGCTGAAATGCTCTACGGCCTTATCCATGTCCGGTACATCTTGACCACCAAGGGAATGGCGGCAATG TTAGAGAAGTACAAGAATTATGACTTTGGAAGATGTCCAAGAGTTTATTGCTGTGGACAGCCTTGTCTTCCCGTTGGACAATCAGACATTCCACGCTCCAGTACCGTAAAAATATACTGTCCCAAATGTGAAGATATTTTCTATCCACGATCCAAATATCAAGGCA ATATGGATGGAGCATACTTTGGGACCACTTTCCCTCATCTATATTTGATGACCTATGGGCACCTCAAGCCACAGAAGCCTGTGCAGAGCTATGTCCCCAGAGTTTTTGGGTTCAAACTCCACAAGCCTTGA
- the LOC121800566 gene encoding 60S ribosomal protein L37a-1 — MAKRTKKVGIVGKYGTRYGASLRKQIKKMEVSQHSKYFCEFCGKYAVKRQAVGIWGCKDCGKVKAGGAYTMNTASAVTVRSTIRRLREATES, encoded by the exons ATG GCCAAGAGAACCAAGAAGGTTGGCATTGTCGGTAAATATG GCACTCGTTATGGTGCTAGTTTGAGGAAGCAAATAAAAAAGATGGAAGTTAGTCAACACAGCAAGTACTTCTGCGAGTTTTGCGGCAAG TATGCTGTGAAGAGACAGGCTGTTGGCATTTGGGGTTGCAAGGACTGCGGCAAAGTGAAGGCCGGTGGTGCCTACACGATGAA CACTGCCAGTGCCGTGACCGTCAGGAGCACTATCCGAAGGTTGAGGGAGGCGACTGAGAGTTAA
- the LOC121752091 gene encoding casein kinase II subunit beta-1-like isoform X2 — MDSGDEYQRAWDEAWDEVYDALVEEVEQEAREEEERIMNPFVYESDTDSEEESDVSGSDGDDVSWISWFCDLRGNEFFCEVDDEYIQDDFNLCGLSSQVPYYDYALDLILDVESSHGDMFTEEQNELVESAAEMLYGLIHVRYILTTKGMAAMLEKYKNYDFGRCPRVYCCGQPCLPVGQSDIPRSSTVKIYCPKCEDIFYPRSKYQGNMDGAYFGTTFPHLYLMTYGHLKPQKPVQSYVPRVFGFKLHKP; from the exons ATGGACTCTGGCGATGAGTATCAACGCGCATGGGATGAGGCCTGGGATGAGGTCTATGACGCGTTGGTTGAAGAGGTTGAGCAAGAAGCacgggaggaggaggagcgcaTCATGAATCCTTTCGTTT ATGAATCTGACACAGACAGCGAAGAGGAATCTGATGTCAGTGGTTCTGATGGGGATGATGTATCCTGGATTTCATGGTTTTGCGACTTGCGTGGAAATGAATTCTTCTGTGAAGTCGACGATGAATACATCCAAGATGATTTTAATCTTTGCGGGTTGAGCAGTCAAGTACCATATTATGATTATGCACTTGACCTTATTCTGGATGTTGAATCTTCTCATG GTGATATGTTCACTGAGGAACAAAATGAATTGGTTGAGTCGGCTGCTGAAATGCTCTACGGCCTTATCCATGTCCGGTACATCTTGACCACCAAGGGAATGGCGGCAATG TTAGAGAAGTACAAGAATTATGACTTTGGAAGATGTCCAAGAGTTTATTGCTGTGGACAGCCTTGTCTTCCCGTTGGACAATCAGACATTCCACGCTCCAGTACCGTAAAAATATACTGTCCCAAATGTGAAGATATTTTCTATCCACGATCCAAATATCAAGGCA ATATGGATGGAGCATACTTTGGGACCACTTTCCCTCATCTATATTTGATGACCTATGGGCACCTCAAGCCACAGAAGCCTGTGCAGAGCTATGTCCCCAGAGTTTTTGGGTTCAAACTCCACAAGCCTTGA